In Methylobacterium aquaticum, the following are encoded in one genomic region:
- the tyrS gene encoding tyrosine--tRNA ligase → MAAPTDFAPRSDFLRVLIERGYVHQCSDFAGVDEAAREGRLTAYVGYDCTAPSLHIGHLLSIMMLHWLQATGGKPVALMGGGTTRVGDPSGRDESRKILTLDQIEANKTEIGKTFSRFLDFGSGPNAALMADNAEWLTTLNYIEMLRDIGRHFSVNRMLSMDSVRLRLERDQELSFLEFNYMILQAYDFAELNRRYGVTLQMGGSDQWGNIVTGIDLGRRLGTPQLHALTCPLMTTASGAKMGKTASGAVWLNPDMLSPYEYWQFWRNTEDADVGRFLRLFTLMPLDEVARLEALGGQEINEAKKVLATEATALLHGREAAEGAAETARRTFEEGALAQSLPTVEVPRAVIEAGLGVLSAFGPDHAGLVPSTSEARRQVKSGGLKINDAPVTDERAVIGTGDVTPEGVVKLSFGRKKHVLLRVV, encoded by the coding sequence ATGGCCGCGCCCACCGACTTCGCGCCGCGTTCCGACTTCCTCCGCGTCCTCATCGAGCGCGGCTACGTCCACCAATGCTCCGATTTCGCGGGCGTGGACGAGGCCGCCCGCGAGGGCCGGCTGACGGCCTATGTCGGCTACGATTGCACGGCGCCGTCGCTGCATATCGGCCACCTGCTCTCGATCATGATGCTGCACTGGCTCCAGGCGACCGGCGGCAAGCCGGTGGCGCTGATGGGCGGCGGCACGACGCGCGTCGGCGACCCGTCGGGCCGCGACGAGAGCCGCAAGATCCTGACGCTCGACCAGATCGAGGCCAACAAGACCGAGATCGGCAAGACCTTCTCGCGCTTCCTCGATTTCGGGTCCGGCCCGAACGCCGCGCTGATGGCCGACAACGCCGAGTGGCTGACCACGCTCAACTACATCGAGATGCTGCGCGACATCGGCCGGCACTTCTCGGTCAACCGGATGCTGTCGATGGACAGCGTGCGGCTGCGGCTGGAGCGCGACCAGGAGCTGTCGTTCCTGGAATTCAACTACATGATCCTGCAGGCCTACGACTTCGCCGAGCTGAACCGCCGCTACGGCGTGACGCTGCAGATGGGCGGCTCGGACCAGTGGGGCAACATCGTCACCGGCATCGATCTGGGCCGGCGCCTCGGCACGCCGCAGCTCCACGCCCTGACCTGCCCGCTGATGACGACCGCGTCCGGCGCCAAGATGGGCAAGACGGCCTCCGGCGCGGTCTGGCTCAACCCGGACATGCTGAGCCCCTACGAGTACTGGCAGTTCTGGCGCAACACCGAGGATGCGGATGTCGGCCGCTTCCTGCGCCTGTTCACCCTGATGCCGCTCGACGAGGTGGCGCGGCTCGAGGCGCTTGGCGGTCAGGAGATCAACGAGGCCAAGAAGGTGCTCGCCACCGAGGCGACCGCGCTCCTCCACGGCCGCGAGGCGGCGGAAGGAGCCGCCGAGACCGCGCGGCGCACCTTCGAGGAGGGCGCGCTCGCCCAGAGCCTGCCGACCGTCGAGGTGCCGCGCGCGGTCATCGAAGCGGGCCTCGGCGTGCTCTCGGCCTTCGGGCCGGATCATGCCGGCCTGGTGCCCTCGACCAGCGAGGCGCGGCGCCAGGTAAAGAGCGGCGGCCTCAAGATCAACGACGCGCCCGTCACCGACGAGCGCGCGGTGATCGGCACGGGTGACGTGACGCCGGAAGGCGTGGTGAAGCTGTCCTTCGGGCGCAAGAAGCACGTGTTGTTGCGCGTGGTGTAG
- a CDS encoding ABC transporter ATP-binding protein, with protein MRDDLEVAVEGVARVFPGIRGAKPVQALSPTDLTVAKNDFITILGPSGCGKSTLLRIIAGLDRPSAGRVLVEGREVRGPGPDRGMVFQSYTLFPWLTVAENIGFGLRERGVLLSERREIVASYIDKVGLRGFEGHYPKQLSGGMQQRTAIARALANDPAILLLDEPFGALDNQTRGLMQELLLGIWERERKTVIFVTHDIEEAIFMASRVIVMTARPGRIKADVPVDLGHPRHYTVKTSPEFSRLKAQLTEEIRAEAVLAAREH; from the coding sequence ATGCGGGACGATCTCGAAGTCGCGGTCGAGGGGGTGGCGCGGGTCTTCCCCGGCATCCGCGGCGCCAAGCCCGTCCAGGCCCTGAGCCCCACGGACCTCACGGTCGCCAAGAACGACTTCATCACCATCCTGGGCCCGTCCGGCTGCGGGAAGTCGACGCTGCTGCGCATCATCGCCGGGCTCGACCGGCCGAGCGCCGGCCGCGTCCTGGTCGAGGGCCGCGAGGTGCGCGGGCCCGGCCCCGACCGGGGCATGGTGTTCCAGTCCTACACCCTGTTCCCGTGGCTCACCGTGGCCGAGAATATCGGCTTCGGCCTGCGCGAGCGCGGCGTGCTGCTGTCCGAGCGCCGCGAGATCGTCGCGTCCTACATCGACAAGGTGGGCTTGCGCGGCTTCGAGGGGCATTATCCCAAGCAGCTCTCCGGCGGCATGCAGCAGCGCACCGCCATCGCCCGGGCGCTCGCCAACGACCCCGCCATCCTGCTCCTCGACGAGCCGTTCGGCGCCCTCGACAACCAGACCCGCGGGCTGATGCAGGAACTCCTGCTCGGCATCTGGGAGCGCGAGCGCAAGACCGTGATCTTCGTCACCCACGACATCGAGGAGGCGATCTTCATGGCCTCACGGGTGATCGTGATGACGGCCCGTCCCGGGCGGATCAAGGCCGACGTCCCGGTCGATCTCGGCCATCCGCGCCACTACACGGTGAAGACCAGCCCCGAATTCTCGCGGCTGAAGGCGCAGCTCACCGAGGAGATCCGGGCGGAGGCGGTACTGGCGGCGCGGGAGCATTGA
- a CDS encoding NAD(P)/FAD-dependent oxidoreductase: MNGIVVVGTGQAGFQLGASLRENGYAGPVTLVGEEPGLPYGRPPLSKAYMLGKTDAAGLCLRPEAYFAEHRLTLRADERTVAIDRAARRLHLASGEALPYDHLVLATGARNRPLPVPGADLPGVHQLRTLAEADALKAALARARAVAVVGAGFIGLEFAAICAQKGIPVTVIEGLDRPLARSVSPAMAALIEISHAAASTRFLFGSAVAGLVGPDRVRAVALADGREVAADLVLVGIGVLPNDDLARAAGLRVENGVAVDAMLASEDPAVSAIGDCASFPSPHADGARVRIESVQNAVDGARCVAARLTGRSAAFTAVPWFWSDQGPLKLQIAGLCQPHDLAVRRGDPGQGGASVFCYRAGRLAGVESLNRPADHMIARRLLQAGRSPTPEQAADPGFDLKAFALG; this comes from the coding sequence ATGAACGGAATCGTGGTGGTCGGCACCGGCCAGGCCGGCTTTCAGCTCGGGGCCTCCTTGCGGGAGAACGGCTATGCCGGCCCGGTGACCCTCGTCGGCGAGGAGCCCGGCCTGCCCTATGGCCGGCCGCCCCTGTCGAAGGCCTACATGCTCGGCAAGACCGATGCGGCGGGCCTGTGCTTAAGGCCCGAGGCCTATTTCGCCGAGCACCGCCTGACCCTTCGCGCGGATGAGCGGACGGTGGCGATCGATCGCGCGGCACGGCGCCTGCACCTCGCCTCCGGCGAGGCGCTTCCTTACGACCACCTCGTCCTGGCGACCGGCGCGCGCAACCGGCCGCTGCCGGTCCCCGGCGCCGATCTGCCGGGCGTCCACCAGCTGCGCACCCTCGCCGAGGCCGACGCCCTGAAGGCCGCGCTTGCCAGGGCGCGGGCGGTGGCGGTGGTGGGGGCAGGCTTCATCGGGCTCGAATTCGCGGCGATCTGCGCCCAGAAGGGGATTCCCGTCACGGTGATCGAGGGGCTGGACCGTCCCCTCGCCCGTTCGGTCTCGCCCGCCATGGCGGCGCTGATCGAGATCTCGCATGCTGCGGCGAGCACGCGCTTCCTGTTCGGCAGCGCGGTCGCGGGGCTGGTCGGGCCGGATCGCGTCCGGGCCGTGGCCCTGGCGGATGGGCGCGAGGTCGCGGCCGATCTCGTCCTCGTCGGCATCGGCGTGCTGCCCAACGACGATCTGGCGAGGGCGGCGGGCTTGCGGGTCGAAAACGGGGTCGCCGTCGACGCGATGCTGGCGAGCGAGGATCCAGCGGTCTCGGCGATCGGCGATTGCGCCAGCTTCCCCTCGCCGCATGCCGACGGCGCCCGGGTGCGGATCGAATCGGTCCAGAACGCCGTCGACGGCGCGCGCTGCGTCGCCGCCCGCCTCACCGGCCGGTCCGCCGCCTTCACGGCGGTGCCGTGGTTCTGGAGCGACCAGGGCCCGCTCAAGCTCCAGATCGCCGGCCTGTGCCAGCCGCACGACCTCGCCGTGCGCCGGGGCGACCCCGGGCAAGGAGGGGCCTCGGTGTTCTGCTACCGGGCCGGGCGCCTCGCCGGCGTCGAATCGCTCAACCGTCCGGCCGACCACATGATCGCCCGCCGCCTGCTCCAGGCCGGGCGGAGCCCGACGCCCGAGCAGGCGGCGGATCCCGGCTTCGACCTGAAGGCCTTCGCGCTCGGCTGA
- a CDS encoding zinc-dependent alcohol dehydrogenase family protein has product MKAFVVRKPGGLDRLEIAERPDPGQPGPGEIRVAIHATSLNFHDLLVASGRSPAADGRILMSDGAGTVEAVGDGVTEFAPGDAVVSCFFPHWADGLPQTPVGTFAQVPGDGVDGFALTHAVRPVGAFTRAPRGWSAPESATITTAGLTAWRALVADGGLKAGDTVLVLGTGGVSIAALQIAKAMGAAVIVTSSSDAKLERVRSLGADHTVNYRTHPDWGRPVRDWTGGVGVDHIVEVGGPGTLAQSIEAVRVGGHISLIGVLTGRGGEVPTSALMAKQARLQGLIVGSRRQQQDYVAALDRTGIHPVIDRTYGFAELPEAFRHQENGGHFGKLCLAW; this is encoded by the coding sequence ATGAAGGCCTTCGTCGTCCGTAAACCCGGCGGCCTCGACCGGCTGGAGATCGCCGAACGGCCCGATCCCGGGCAGCCCGGCCCCGGCGAGATCCGGGTCGCGATCCACGCGACCTCGCTCAACTTTCACGACCTGCTGGTCGCGAGCGGGCGCTCCCCCGCCGCCGACGGCCGGATCCTGATGTCGGACGGGGCCGGCACGGTCGAGGCGGTGGGCGACGGCGTGACCGAGTTCGCCCCCGGCGATGCGGTCGTCTCGTGCTTCTTCCCGCATTGGGCGGACGGGCTGCCGCAGACCCCGGTCGGCACCTTCGCGCAGGTGCCCGGCGACGGCGTCGACGGCTTCGCCCTCACCCACGCGGTGCGGCCGGTCGGCGCCTTCACCCGTGCGCCACGCGGCTGGAGCGCGCCCGAATCCGCCACCATCACCACCGCGGGCCTCACGGCGTGGCGGGCGCTCGTCGCCGATGGCGGCCTGAAAGCCGGCGACACGGTGCTGGTGCTGGGCACCGGCGGCGTCTCGATCGCGGCGCTCCAGATCGCCAAGGCGATGGGGGCGGCCGTCATCGTCACCTCCTCCTCCGACGCCAAGCTCGAACGGGTGCGGAGCCTCGGCGCCGACCACACGGTGAACTACCGCACCCATCCCGATTGGGGCCGGCCGGTGCGCGACTGGACCGGGGGCGTCGGCGTCGATCACATCGTCGAGGTCGGCGGGCCCGGCACCCTCGCCCAGTCGATCGAGGCGGTGCGCGTCGGCGGCCACATCTCCCTCATCGGCGTGCTCACCGGGCGGGGCGGCGAGGTGCCGACCTCCGCGCTGATGGCCAAGCAGGCCCGGCTCCAGGGCCTGATCGTCGGCAGCCGGCGCCAGCAGCAGGATTACGTCGCTGCCCTCGACCGGACTGGCATCCATCCGGTCATCGACCGGACTTATGGCTTCGCCGAATTGCCCGAGGCGTTTCGCCACCAGGAGAACGGTGGCCATTTCGGCAAGCTCTGCCTCGCCTGGTAG
- a CDS encoding helix-turn-helix domain-containing protein has protein sequence MNGADDITAAQLRRARDLLGWSEDDLALRANVDAEGIRQFEAGRYPPSAEQRAAIRGAVMAAGVELTDGAYPDARLRPDDAPDKGIHPNELTTENDR, from the coding sequence GTGAACGGCGCAGACGACATCACGGCGGCGCAGCTGCGCCGGGCACGCGACCTGCTGGGCTGGTCGGAGGACGATCTGGCCCTGCGCGCCAACGTCGACGCGGAGGGGATCCGCCAGTTCGAGGCCGGCCGCTACCCTCCCTCCGCCGAGCAGCGGGCCGCGATCCGCGGCGCCGTCATGGCCGCCGGGGTCGAGCTGACCGACGGCGCCTATCCGGATGCCCGGCTGCGCCCGGACGATGCGCCGGACAAGGGCATCCACCCGAACGAACTCACCACCGAGAACGATCGCTGA
- a CDS encoding META domain-containing protein: MKAMQVALAAGAVALLASATQASAQNMLGYGQKNRDKANAPQYIPPMKAQEKIFPLDSTWTAVSLNGKPFAGAERPSFIIDKQYRARGFGGCNTFAATAFPLKEQHLAVGPLALTKRNCDKAIGTSEMQFLTALRTSGQWDIVGSQLVIKSQAGELRFDRAL; encoded by the coding sequence ATGAAGGCGATGCAGGTTGCGCTGGCCGCCGGTGCCGTCGCGCTGTTGGCGTCGGCGACGCAGGCTTCGGCGCAGAACATGCTCGGTTACGGCCAGAAGAACCGGGACAAGGCCAACGCGCCGCAATACATCCCGCCGATGAAGGCCCAGGAAAAGATCTTCCCGCTCGATTCGACCTGGACGGCGGTGAGCCTCAACGGCAAGCCCTTCGCCGGTGCCGAGCGGCCGAGCTTCATCATCGACAAGCAGTACCGCGCCCGCGGCTTCGGCGGCTGCAACACCTTCGCGGCGACCGCCTTCCCGCTCAAGGAGCAGCACCTGGCGGTCGGCCCGCTGGCGCTGACCAAGCGCAACTGCGACAAGGCGATCGGCACCTCCGAGATGCAGTTCCTCACCGCGTTGCGCACCTCGGGCCAGTGGGACATCGTCGGCTCGCAGCTGGTGATCAAGAGCCAGGCCGGCGAGCTGCGCTTCGACCGCGCGCTCTGA
- a CDS encoding SDR family oxidoreductase — MSGTTRPTVVVTGGSAGVGRAVAVAFGRRGWNVGIVARGRAGIAAAVDEVRAVGGRALGYRADVADPRAVDRAADAFAEEFGGIDVWVNNAMVTVYAEVEQMSPDEFRRVTEVTYLGQVHGTLAALRHMRDSDRGTIVHVGSALAYRSIPLQSAYCAAKSAVRGFVDSLRTELLHHRSGIRLTMVQLPAVNTPQFDWARSRLPRRLQPVPPIFQPEAIAEEIVRAAHDAPRELWIGTPSWLAILGAQAAPAFSDHYLARHGYRGEMTGQPADRGRPDNLYDPVDAHHDHGAHGRFDGQAKGSVVAADPMWLHIGMIAAAGLVGGAALAAARRSGRGEVRGAGD, encoded by the coding sequence ATGAGCGGAACAACGCGTCCCACCGTGGTGGTGACCGGCGGCAGCGCCGGGGTCGGGCGCGCGGTCGCGGTCGCCTTCGGGCGCCGGGGCTGGAATGTCGGCATCGTCGCACGGGGCCGGGCGGGGATCGCCGCGGCGGTCGACGAGGTGCGGGCGGTCGGGGGCCGGGCGCTGGGCTATCGGGCCGACGTCGCCGATCCGCGGGCGGTCGACCGGGCGGCGGATGCCTTTGCCGAGGAGTTCGGCGGCATCGACGTCTGGGTCAACAACGCCATGGTGACGGTCTATGCCGAGGTCGAGCAGATGAGCCCGGACGAGTTCCGGCGCGTCACCGAGGTCACCTATCTCGGGCAGGTCCACGGCACCCTGGCGGCCCTGCGCCACATGCGCGATTCGGATCGCGGCACCATCGTGCATGTCGGCTCGGCGCTCGCCTACCGGTCGATCCCGCTGCAATCGGCCTATTGCGCCGCCAAGTCGGCGGTGCGCGGCTTCGTCGACAGCCTGCGCACGGAATTGCTGCATCACCGCAGCGGTATCCGGCTCACCATGGTGCAGCTGCCGGCGGTGAACACGCCGCAATTCGACTGGGCCCGCTCGCGCCTGCCGCGCCGGCTCCAGCCGGTGCCGCCGATCTTCCAGCCCGAGGCGATCGCCGAGGAGATCGTCCGCGCCGCCCACGACGCGCCGCGCGAGCTCTGGATCGGCACGCCGTCCTGGCTCGCGATCCTCGGGGCGCAGGCCGCCCCGGCCTTCAGCGACCATTACCTCGCCCGCCACGGCTACCGGGGCGAGATGACGGGCCAGCCCGCCGACCGGGGACGGCCCGACAACCTGTACGACCCGGTCGATGCGCACCACGATCACGGCGCGCATGGCCGGTTCGACGGGCAGGCCAAGGGCAGCGTCGTCGCGGCGGACCCGATGTGGCTACATATCGGGATGATTGCGGCGGCGGGGCTGGTCGGCGGGGCGGCCCTGGCGGCGGCAAGGCGGAGCGGGCGGGGTGAGGTTCGCGGCGCCGGGGACTGA
- a CDS encoding ABC transporter substrate-binding protein produces the protein MKAVAAGLVVAAALAGQAAAQETKVTVGLSGWTGFAPLTLAKEAGIFKKNGLDVSLKKIPQASRHLAIRSGDVQCAATTVETWVVWNANGVPTKQIFQLDKSYGADGLAVRNDVSSIKDLKGKTVAASVPGTAPYFGLAWILKANGLSLKDVKVVNLEPGPAAQAFIAGQNDAAMTYEPYLSSVRAAPQAGKIIATTLDYPMVMDTFGCTPEFLDQNPKAAKALADSYFEALDMIAKDPQKSYDIMGADVKQTGEAFGKSAQFLRWQDRAANKAFFNGEHQKFSEQAADLLLEIGVIRQKPDIAGLADPRFVQ, from the coding sequence ATGAAGGCGGTTGCCGCAGGTTTGGTGGTCGCGGCCGCGCTGGCCGGTCAGGCCGCCGCGCAGGAGACCAAGGTCACCGTCGGCCTGTCCGGCTGGACCGGCTTCGCGCCACTCACGCTGGCCAAGGAGGCCGGCATCTTCAAGAAGAACGGCCTCGACGTTTCGCTGAAGAAGATCCCGCAGGCGAGCCGACACCTCGCGATCCGCTCCGGCGACGTGCAATGCGCCGCCACCACGGTCGAGACCTGGGTAGTGTGGAACGCCAACGGCGTGCCGACGAAGCAGATTTTTCAGCTCGACAAGTCCTACGGCGCCGACGGGCTGGCCGTGCGCAACGACGTCTCGTCGATCAAGGACCTGAAGGGCAAGACGGTGGCGGCCTCCGTGCCCGGCACCGCGCCGTATTTCGGGCTGGCCTGGATCCTCAAGGCCAACGGCCTGTCGCTCAAGGACGTGAAGGTCGTCAACCTGGAGCCGGGCCCGGCGGCGCAGGCCTTCATCGCCGGCCAGAACGACGCCGCGATGACCTACGAGCCCTACCTGTCGTCGGTGCGCGCCGCGCCGCAGGCCGGCAAGATCATCGCCACCACCCTCGACTACCCGATGGTGATGGACACCTTCGGCTGCACGCCCGAATTCCTCGACCAGAACCCGAAGGCCGCCAAGGCGCTCGCCGACAGCTACTTCGAGGCGCTCGACATGATCGCCAAGGACCCGCAAAAGTCCTACGACATCATGGGCGCCGACGTGAAGCAGACCGGTGAGGCCTTCGGCAAGTCGGCGCAATTCCTGCGCTGGCAGGACCGGGCCGCCAACAAGGCGTTCTTTAACGGCGAGCACCAGAAATTCTCCGAGCAGGCGGCCGACCTGCTGCTCGAGATCGGCGTGATCCGGCAGAAGCCGGACATCGCCGGCCTCGCCGATCCGCGCTTCGTGCAGTGA